A window of the Helianthus annuus cultivar XRQ/B chromosome 4, HanXRQr2.0-SUNRISE, whole genome shotgun sequence genome harbors these coding sequences:
- the LOC110935975 gene encoding SNAP25 homologous protein SNAP33, protein MFGLKKPHFHHRIAKNNSVDPNLSDKHAPNPFDSDDELDKKSTLKPSRTSSEPTVLAQDSRAALFDDDEVKGSGYKVSYASRNKYKNDFVDTGGIENQDVQELEHYAAYKAEETTKTVNSALKIAENIREDATKTMITLHQQGEQITRTHMTAADIDQDLSRGEKLLGSLGGIFSRTWKPKKGRAITGPVIMRDDPARRTGAHLEQREKLGLTATPTKGQRHSRTPPHEPTNALQKVKYEQAKQDDALSDLSNILGELKEMAVDMGSEIERQNKALNPLEDDVDEVTSRVRGANQRTRRLLGK, encoded by the exons ATGTTTGGGCTCAAGAAACCTCATTTTCACCACAGGATCGCTAAAAACAACTCGGTTGACCCTAACTTGTCTGACAAACATGCTCCAAACCCGTTCGATTCTGATGACGAGTTGGACAAAAAGTCCACCCTAAAACCGTCAAGAACTTCATCTGAACCTACTGTATTGGCCCAAGACTCAAGAGCCGCTCTTTTTGATGACGATGAGGTTAAAGGGTCAGGCTACAAAGTTAGTTACGCGTCGAGAAACAAATACAAAAACGATTTTGTTGATACTGGTGGAATAGAGAACCAAGATGTGCAAGAGTTGGAGCATTATGCTGCGTATAAGGCCGAGGAGACTACAAAAACCGTCAACAGTGCGTTGAAAATTGCAGAAAACATTCGCGAAGATGCCACCAAAACCATGATTACGTTGCATCAACAGGGTGAACAGATCACCCGGACCCACATGACTGCTGCTGATATCGATCAGGATCTTAGCAGG GGTGAGAAGCTTTTGGGAAGTTTAGGGGGCATATTCTCGAGAACGTGGAAGCCTAAGAAGGGCAGGGCAATTACAGGACCAGTGATCATGAGAG ACGATCCTGCAAGACGAACGGGTGCCCATTTGGAACAAAGAGAAAAACTGGGACTTACAGCAACGCCAACTAAGGGACAGCGGCATTCGAGAACTCCGCCCCATGAACCCACAAACGCTTTACAGAAAGTCAAG TATGAGCAAGCAAAGCAAGATGATGCCCTCTCAGACTTGAGTAATATACTCGGGGAACTTAAGGAAATGGCGGTTGACATGGGTTCAGAGATTGAAAG GCAAAACAAAGCTCTTAACCCACTTGAAGATGATGTTGATGAGGTCACTTCCCGAGTTAGAGGTGCTAATCAACGTACTCGACGTTTGCTTGGGAAGTAG